One region of Streptomyces subrutilus genomic DNA includes:
- a CDS encoding Dps family protein, with amino-acid sequence MSVVKNALPEADLKVVGDALQGALVDLVDLALVAKQVHWNVVGPRFRSVHLQLDEVVTSARTHSDVVAERASALGVTPDGRAATVASSSAITAVPEGWVKDADAVRILGDALDVVIDRMRERIRSTGEADPVTEDILIGLTGDLEKHRWMFRAESA; translated from the coding sequence GTGTCCGTCGTCAAGAACGCCCTCCCGGAAGCCGACCTGAAGGTCGTCGGTGACGCCCTTCAGGGCGCGCTGGTGGACCTGGTGGACCTGGCGCTGGTCGCCAAGCAGGTGCACTGGAACGTGGTGGGTCCCCGCTTCCGGTCCGTCCACCTCCAGCTCGACGAGGTCGTCACCTCCGCCCGTACCCACTCCGACGTGGTGGCCGAGCGCGCGTCCGCCCTCGGGGTGACCCCCGACGGCCGCGCGGCGACGGTGGCGTCCTCCAGCGCGATCACCGCCGTACCGGAGGGATGGGTGAAGGACGCGGACGCGGTCCGCATCCTCGGGGACGCCCTCGACGTCGTGATCGACCGCATGCGCGAGCGCATCCGGTCCACCGGGGAGGCCGACCCCGTCACCGAGGACATCCTGATCGGCCTGACCGGGGACCTCGAGAAGCACCGCTGGATGTTCCGCGCCGAGAGCGCCTGA
- a CDS encoding TetR/AcrR family transcriptional regulator, translating to MQEKRSAPVRSDAQRNRERILEVALAELTRSADVPLSAIAKKAGVGQATFYRNFPNRESLVFEIFRHEMQQVADSAAHLVATRPPDEALREWMDHLARFAMAKAGLADAIRQAASAPGGPAKPGHEPLTSAADMLLRAGERAGAIRPGVSADDFILAIAGLWLIDPRGDWQPRATWLLDLVMDGLRAGAPG from the coding sequence GTGCAGGAGAAAAGAAGCGCTCCCGTTCGCTCGGACGCGCAACGGAACCGGGAGCGCATCCTGGAAGTGGCACTGGCCGAGCTGACCCGCTCCGCCGACGTCCCGCTGAGCGCCATCGCCAAGAAGGCCGGCGTGGGCCAGGCCACCTTCTACCGCAACTTCCCGAACCGCGAATCCCTCGTCTTCGAGATCTTCCGCCACGAAATGCAGCAGGTCGCGGACTCCGCCGCCCACCTGGTCGCGACCCGGCCGCCGGACGAGGCCCTGCGGGAGTGGATGGACCACCTCGCCCGGTTCGCCATGGCCAAGGCCGGCCTCGCCGACGCGATCCGCCAGGCCGCCAGCGCACCGGGCGGCCCCGCGAAGCCGGGACACGAGCCGCTCACCTCCGCGGCCGACATGCTCCTGCGCGCCGGCGAGAGGGCCGGCGCCATCCGCCCCGGGGTGAGCGCGGACGACTTCATCCTTGCCATCGCGGGCCTCTGGCTGATCGACCCCCGCGGAGACTGGCAGCCCCGCGCCACCTGGCTCCTCGACCTCGTCATGGACGGTCTGCGCGCGGGCGCTCCGGGTTAG
- a CDS encoding (2Fe-2S)-binding protein, which yields MVASTSSAIVLHINGDKYPLSVDHRTTLLDALRDRLDLTGTKKGCDQGQCGACTVLLDGRRTVSCLQLAVAAEGREVTTIEGMADGERLHPVQQAFLDLDGFQCGYCTPGQICSAVAVIQEHAAGWPSAVTGDVRPEAGPPPLTAEEIRERMSGNLCRCGAYVSIVQAVARAAAAEAGAPAGTEVAA from the coding sequence ATGGTCGCATCGACGTCCAGCGCCATCGTCCTGCACATCAACGGCGATAAGTACCCGCTCTCCGTCGACCACCGCACCACCCTGCTCGACGCCCTGCGCGACCGGCTCGACCTGACCGGCACCAAGAAGGGCTGCGACCAGGGGCAGTGCGGCGCCTGCACCGTCCTGCTCGACGGCCGCCGGACGGTCTCCTGCCTTCAGCTCGCCGTGGCGGCCGAGGGGCGCGAAGTGACCACCATCGAAGGCATGGCCGACGGCGAGCGCCTGCACCCCGTACAGCAGGCGTTCCTCGACTTGGACGGGTTCCAGTGCGGCTACTGCACGCCCGGGCAGATCTGTTCGGCCGTCGCGGTGATCCAGGAGCATGCCGCGGGCTGGCCGAGCGCGGTCACCGGCGACGTACGGCCCGAAGCGGGGCCGCCGCCGCTGACCGCCGAGGAGATCAGGGAGCGGATGAGCGGGAACCTGTGCCGGTGCGGCGCCTACGTGTCGATCGTGCAGGCGGTGGCCCGGGCCGCGGCGGCCGAAGCCGGGGCGCCGGCGGGCACGGAGGTGGCGGCATGA
- a CDS encoding sigma-70 family RNA polymerase sigma factor, which yields MVLASTTAPAPTDEAGELLELSRGFREGDEESFAAAYRRWAGMVHSMAWRTTGDPHIAEDITQQVFFDAWRGRHRFDPQRGDLAAWLAGITRHKAMDALTARTRITASVRAALPESDARPDPARGDSPEAALDRVLVLDALAALPVTQREVLCLAFYGGLTHVRIAEWTGIPLGTVKSHVRRGLLSLRRGLGGPRGCLEG from the coding sequence ATGGTTCTCGCCAGCACCACGGCACCTGCTCCCACCGACGAGGCGGGCGAGCTCCTCGAACTGTCCCGGGGGTTCAGGGAGGGCGACGAGGAGTCCTTCGCCGCCGCCTACCGGCGCTGGGCTGGCATGGTGCACAGCATGGCCTGGCGCACCACGGGCGACCCGCATATCGCGGAGGACATCACCCAGCAGGTGTTCTTCGATGCCTGGCGCGGCCGCCACCGGTTCGACCCGCAGCGCGGCGATCTGGCGGCATGGCTCGCGGGCATCACACGCCACAAGGCCATGGACGCGCTGACCGCGCGCACCCGGATCACGGCGTCCGTGCGCGCCGCCCTCCCCGAGTCCGATGCCCGGCCGGACCCGGCACGCGGCGACAGCCCGGAGGCGGCACTGGACCGGGTACTCGTCCTGGACGCACTGGCCGCCCTGCCCGTGACCCAGCGCGAGGTCCTGTGCCTGGCCTTCTACGGCGGTCTGACGCACGTACGGATCGCCGAGTGGACCGGCATCCCGCTGGGCACGGTCAAGAGCCACGTGCGCAGGGGGCTGTTGTCCTTGCGCCGGGGCCTGGGCGGCCCCCGCGGGTGCCTGGAGGGCTGA
- a CDS encoding DUF3224 domain-containing protein — MRATATFEVNSFVPADLKAEPAVSTGTPVGVATMEKLFEGEVVGRAATVFTSAFDPTTGVGTYVAVESFQGAVRGREGTFNFVHSASTSGRDRTAEFFTIVPSSGTGELTGISGAGGLAVDADGTHRIWFDYEIG, encoded by the coding sequence ATGAGAGCTACGGCGACATTCGAAGTCAACTCGTTCGTCCCGGCCGACCTGAAGGCCGAGCCCGCGGTGTCCACCGGCACGCCGGTGGGTGTGGCGACCATGGAGAAGCTTTTCGAGGGAGAGGTCGTGGGGCGCGCGGCGACCGTGTTCACCTCCGCGTTCGACCCCACCACCGGTGTCGGCACGTATGTGGCCGTGGAGTCCTTCCAAGGCGCGGTGCGAGGGCGCGAAGGCACCTTCAACTTCGTGCACTCGGCGTCGACCTCCGGCCGCGACCGCACGGCGGAGTTCTTCACCATCGTGCCGTCGAGCGGCACCGGCGAACTGACCGGGATATCCGGCGCCGGAGGACTGGCCGTCGACGCCGACGGTACGCACCGCATCTGGTTCGACTACGAGATCGGCTGA
- a CDS encoding VOC family protein — translation MITTDFAPGSPCWLDLGAPDVRAAAAFYGAVLGWEYESMGEGEDMEGGMFRKDGKIVAGLGKLTEEGARSAWMIYYSVPDATATTQAVESAGGTVRVPPRDLDEWGRMAQYTDPLGAQFAVWQPGTSKGVDLVDEPGSLSWTELFTSDASAAKEFYGGVFGWRFGEMELPGGAGTYSLITPAGLAEERMHGGLMQLTREQLALTNGQAYWHPVFHVTDCDAAVARVTENGGSVQMGPDDAEGVGRLAVCLDPAHADFVVLTPASK, via the coding sequence ATGATCACCACTGACTTCGCCCCCGGTTCACCCTGCTGGCTCGACCTCGGCGCTCCGGACGTACGCGCGGCCGCAGCCTTCTACGGCGCCGTGCTCGGGTGGGAGTACGAGTCCATGGGCGAGGGGGAGGACATGGAAGGCGGCATGTTCCGCAAGGACGGCAAGATCGTCGCCGGGCTCGGCAAGCTCACCGAGGAGGGCGCGCGCTCCGCGTGGATGATCTACTACAGCGTCCCCGACGCGACCGCCACGACCCAGGCCGTGGAGAGCGCCGGCGGCACGGTGCGGGTGCCGCCGAGGGACCTCGACGAGTGGGGCCGGATGGCGCAGTACACCGACCCGCTGGGGGCCCAGTTCGCCGTCTGGCAGCCCGGGACGAGCAAGGGCGTCGACCTGGTGGACGAGCCGGGCTCGCTGTCCTGGACGGAGCTGTTCACGAGCGACGCCTCCGCCGCCAAGGAGTTCTACGGGGGTGTCTTCGGCTGGCGGTTCGGCGAGATGGAGCTGCCGGGCGGGGCGGGCACGTACTCCCTGATCACCCCGGCCGGCCTGGCCGAGGAGCGCATGCACGGCGGCCTCATGCAACTCACCAGGGAACAGCTCGCCTTGACGAACGGGCAGGCGTACTGGCATCCGGTCTTCCACGTCACCGACTGCGACGCGGCGGTCGCCCGGGTCACGGAGAACGGGGGCAGCGTGCAGATGGGGCCGGACGACGCCGAGGGGGTGGGCCGGCTGGCCGTCTGCCTCGACCCGGCGCACGCCGACTTCGTCGTGCTGACCCCGGCCTCAAAATAG
- a CDS encoding DUF5701 family protein, giving the protein MSTVPDTSSTTAVPALPPLIAQAEHLIELGVHELAGMPADELRGFAEGAGGGHRGALLAVHPDRAPASVLAPLLRRHDKPGFVVTDMPDVDGFAPCAVALPDAPLYLVTGLDRGDHMANWSPHEALPALTEAERTPLVLTEGIHWLLQQPAALERNRCFMTIGSRLRKSNGTLDARTPAIWISNGLGRDGRERRGAPKIGWCWWGNRHTWLGFASAAGRVDEGYFGPAG; this is encoded by the coding sequence ATGAGTACCGTGCCCGATACCTCGTCCACCACCGCCGTGCCGGCCCTCCCGCCGCTCATCGCCCAGGCGGAACACCTGATCGAGCTCGGAGTGCACGAGCTCGCGGGGATGCCCGCCGACGAGCTGCGCGGCTTCGCCGAGGGCGCCGGCGGCGGGCACCGCGGCGCCCTCCTCGCCGTCCATCCGGACCGCGCCCCCGCTTCCGTCCTCGCGCCGCTGCTGCGCCGCCACGACAAGCCCGGCTTCGTCGTCACCGACATGCCCGACGTCGACGGCTTCGCCCCCTGCGCCGTCGCACTGCCCGACGCCCCCCTCTACCTCGTCACCGGCCTCGACCGCGGTGACCACATGGCCAACTGGAGCCCGCACGAGGCACTGCCCGCCCTCACCGAAGCGGAACGCACCCCGCTGGTGCTCACCGAAGGCATCCACTGGCTGCTCCAGCAGCCGGCGGCGCTCGAGCGCAACCGCTGTTTCATGACCATCGGCTCCCGGCTCCGCAAGTCCAACGGCACCCTGGACGCCCGCACCCCGGCGATCTGGATCAGCAACGGCCTCGGGCGGGACGGCCGCGAGCGGCGCGGCGCCCCGAAGATCGGCTGGTGCTGGTGGGGGAACCGCCATACGTGGCTGGGCTTCGCCTCCGCCGCCGGCCGCGTGGACGAGGGGTACTTCGGCCCGGCCGGGTGA
- a CDS encoding GbsR/MarR family transcriptional regulator, producing MPGGRLTQQERQQIALGLADDLAYAEIARRLDRPTSTVTREVLRNGGPASYRADLAHRATEHRAHRRRRPVPRDPNTPPQPHGRDTEAVREYEEVFATVFMQSGLPKMTARVLAALYTTDAGSLTAAELAARLRISPASVSKAIAFLESQGLIRRERDERRRERYVVDEDVLYQSTMAGARAAAHLGEIARQGVGVLGPGTPAAARLDNIARFVDFVSESIARAADQAREILHSKPAPASDSTT from the coding sequence ATGCCGGGAGGCAGGCTCACCCAGCAGGAACGCCAGCAGATCGCACTGGGACTGGCCGACGACCTCGCCTACGCGGAGATCGCCAGGCGGCTCGACCGCCCGACCTCGACGGTCACGCGCGAGGTGCTGCGCAACGGCGGCCCCGCCTCCTACCGCGCCGACCTGGCCCACCGCGCCACCGAACACCGCGCCCACCGGCGCAGGCGCCCCGTGCCCCGCGACCCCAACACGCCTCCGCAGCCCCACGGCCGCGATACCGAGGCCGTGCGCGAGTACGAGGAGGTGTTCGCCACGGTCTTCATGCAGTCCGGCCTGCCCAAGATGACGGCCCGGGTGCTGGCCGCCCTCTACACCACCGACGCCGGCAGCCTCACGGCCGCCGAACTCGCCGCGCGCCTCCGGATCAGCCCGGCGTCCGTCTCCAAGGCGATCGCGTTCCTCGAAAGCCAGGGCCTCATCCGGCGGGAGCGCGACGAACGCCGCCGCGAGCGCTACGTGGTCGACGAGGACGTGCTCTACCAGTCGACGATGGCCGGCGCCCGCGCCGCCGCCCACCTCGGGGAGATCGCCCGGCAGGGCGTCGGCGTCCTCGGCCCCGGCACCCCGGCCGCCGCGCGCCTGGACAACATCGCCCGCTTCGTCGACTTCGTCTCCGAGAGCATCGCCCGCGCCGCGGACCAGGCTCGCGAGATCCTCCACTCGAAACCCGCCCCGGCCTCCGACAGCACCACCTGA
- a CDS encoding MerR family transcriptional regulator: MSLHQQAPGGRPSAAGGVGLSTGAVARRLGVSATTLRSWERRYGIGPADRERGRHRRWLPTDVSRLELMCLLTAQGVPPAEAARAAMSRASEALRKQTDGAEQAPAAAGLHTPGGRGALPLGAVRQECRGLARAAVRLDAAAVGEILERALDTYGCVVTWEEIIAPTLHAVGRKWASSGERYVEVEHLLSWQVSTALRRGPQAGEAAGVPPVLLACVPGEQHSLPLEALYAALGEAGLPRRMFGPALPVDALREAVRRVGPSVVVLWAQVKPAGVDLGRVVDAVAGVEWGVQGARSHPRVLLAGPGWTGVRNAGARLLTGLGSGLEVIRGMVGTAPALKDG; this comes from the coding sequence ATGAGCCTCCACCAGCAGGCACCGGGAGGCCGCCCCAGCGCCGCGGGCGGGGTGGGCCTGAGCACCGGAGCCGTGGCGAGGCGGCTGGGGGTGTCCGCGACGACCCTGCGCTCCTGGGAGCGCCGGTACGGGATCGGGCCGGCGGACCGGGAGCGCGGCAGGCATCGGCGGTGGCTCCCGACGGACGTCTCCCGGCTCGAACTGATGTGTCTGCTCACCGCGCAGGGCGTTCCCCCCGCGGAAGCGGCCCGGGCGGCGATGAGCCGTGCCTCCGAGGCCCTGCGGAAGCAGACGGACGGGGCGGAGCAGGCCCCCGCGGCCGCCGGTCTCCACACGCCCGGAGGACGTGGCGCGCTGCCGCTGGGAGCCGTACGCCAGGAGTGCCGCGGCCTGGCCCGCGCGGCGGTGCGGCTGGACGCGGCAGCCGTCGGCGAAATCCTCGAACGAGCGCTCGACACCTACGGCTGCGTCGTCACCTGGGAGGAGATCATCGCGCCGACGCTGCACGCCGTGGGGCGCAAATGGGCTTCCTCCGGGGAGCGCTACGTGGAGGTCGAGCACCTCCTGTCGTGGCAGGTGTCCACGGCGCTGCGGCGCGGGCCGCAGGCCGGTGAGGCCGCGGGAGTGCCGCCCGTACTGCTCGCCTGCGTGCCGGGGGAGCAGCACAGCCTGCCCCTCGAAGCCTTGTACGCGGCCCTCGGGGAGGCCGGCCTGCCCCGCCGGATGTTCGGCCCCGCGCTGCCGGTGGACGCGCTGCGCGAGGCGGTACGGAGGGTCGGCCCCTCCGTCGTCGTGCTGTGGGCGCAGGTCAAGCCGGCCGGCGTCGACCTCGGCCGGGTCGTCGATGCCGTCGCCGGCGTGGAGTGGGGCGTCCAAGGGGCCCGGTCGCACCCGAGGGTCCTGCTGGCCGGACCGGGGTGGACGGGCGTTCGGAATGCCGGAGCCCGGCTGCTCACCGGCCTCGGCTCCGGCCTGGAAGTGATCCGCGGGATGGTGGGAACCGCCCCCGCCCTGAAGGACGGCTGA
- a CDS encoding AraC family transcriptional regulator: MVAHEHQGTTSSALTRLSVNAARLFDVPSHGYAHLPGLAPEHLNDDLCRTPAATGIRIAELTTARTPWAELSRALAQQSAIGTLGVWDYLITSAPTPIEGIRDAAAYIATVADTSTDTLRITEDGGYVTISHLNQADLAFDAACAIRGYALGLYRRRLSEAAQRRLVPVRVTLAAEAPRRHGALTELYGTRTIDFEAPDTSITFLASDLNIPTPHSQPGLSAVLRRHAEQTLATAVPLHDWPALFRSALAAAHGEATPTLPAVARRMAVSTRTLQRRLEEHGTTWNHEVETLRRARITRLLHDTDLSIDAVAARSGYADARALRRAVQRWYGTTPGALRRSGRDTDRRVSVAGATLGS; the protein is encoded by the coding sequence GTGGTCGCGCATGAACATCAGGGAACAACCTCCTCCGCCCTCACCCGTCTGAGCGTCAACGCCGCACGCCTGTTCGACGTACCGTCGCACGGATACGCGCACCTGCCCGGCCTGGCGCCCGAGCACCTCAACGACGACCTGTGCCGGACCCCGGCTGCCACGGGCATCCGCATCGCGGAACTGACGACCGCGCGCACCCCCTGGGCCGAGCTCTCCCGGGCGCTGGCCCAGCAGTCGGCCATCGGCACCCTCGGAGTCTGGGACTACCTGATCACCTCCGCGCCCACCCCGATCGAGGGCATCCGGGACGCCGCCGCGTACATCGCCACCGTCGCCGACACCTCCACGGACACCCTGCGGATCACCGAGGACGGCGGGTACGTCACCATCAGCCACCTCAACCAGGCCGATCTGGCCTTCGACGCGGCCTGCGCCATCCGCGGCTACGCCCTCGGCCTCTACCGGCGGCGCCTGAGCGAGGCCGCGCAACGCCGCCTCGTACCCGTCCGCGTCACCCTCGCCGCCGAGGCACCCCGCCGGCACGGCGCCCTGACCGAGCTGTACGGGACGCGCACCATCGACTTCGAGGCCCCGGACACCTCGATCACCTTCCTCGCCTCCGACCTCAACATCCCGACACCGCACTCCCAGCCGGGCCTGTCGGCCGTGTTGCGCAGGCACGCCGAACAGACCCTCGCCACCGCGGTCCCGCTGCACGACTGGCCGGCCCTGTTCCGCAGCGCCCTGGCCGCCGCCCACGGCGAGGCCACGCCGACGCTGCCCGCCGTGGCGCGGCGCATGGCCGTCAGTACGCGCACGCTCCAGCGCCGCCTGGAGGAGCACGGCACCACCTGGAACCACGAGGTCGAGACCCTGCGCCGGGCCCGCATCACGCGGCTGCTCCACGACACCGACCTCAGCATCGACGCGGTCGCCGCGCGCAGCGGATACGCCGACGCCCGCGCCCTGCGCCGAGCCGTCCAGCGCTGGTACGGCACCACTCCCGGTGCGCTGCGCCGCTCCGGCCGGGACACCGACAGGCGCGTGTCGGTGGCCGGTGCCACGCTGGGGTCGTAG
- a CDS encoding DoxX family protein, translated as MTATPSYPGPRTRTAATTPFDVGLPVLRIVLGAIMIVHGTQKLFRWFDGPGVKSTGMFFGKAGYPAGETMAVIAGLTETLGGLGLILGLFTPLAAAAVVGVMIHAISVKWAGEVVGMEGIEFESLITAAAVTLALTGPGRYAVDSFLPVLRHHRVLHGVLALVLAVALAVVVLLLRD; from the coding sequence ATGACCGCGACCCCGTCCTATCCCGGCCCCCGCACCAGGACCGCAGCCACCACCCCCTTCGACGTCGGCCTGCCCGTGCTGCGCATCGTGCTCGGCGCGATCATGATCGTCCACGGCACCCAGAAGCTGTTCCGCTGGTTCGACGGCCCCGGCGTCAAGAGCACCGGCATGTTCTTCGGCAAGGCCGGCTACCCGGCGGGCGAGACCATGGCGGTGATCGCGGGCCTGACCGAGACGCTGGGCGGCCTGGGCCTGATCCTCGGCCTGTTCACCCCGCTGGCCGCCGCTGCCGTCGTCGGCGTCATGATCCACGCCATCTCCGTCAAGTGGGCCGGCGAGGTGGTCGGAATGGAGGGCATCGAGTTCGAGTCCCTCATCACCGCCGCGGCGGTCACCCTGGCCCTCACCGGCCCGGGCCGCTACGCCGTCGACAGCTTCCTGCCGGTCCTGCGCCACCACCGCGTCCTCCACGGTGTCCTGGCCCTCGTCCTGGCGGTCGCCCTGGCGGTGGTGGTCCTGCTGCTGCGGGACTGA
- a CDS encoding extracellular catalytic domain type 2 short-chain-length polyhydroxyalkanoate depolymerase — translation MYPVLARLGGAAAALLLGAGVLVGGSGSAAAGPGAAAVPPVAGELKPYRVDGVYSAGVSSGGYMATQLHVAYSGTFDGSAAFASGPQYCAQNDLGKALNACMEVYQDLQLATLKQTTANWSAQGAIDDAAGLRGDPVYVFSGANDSTVERPVSTALDDYYRHFGADVLYNRSTAAGHAWISPLGPNACAVTANPWLNDCGFDAEREFLGHLLGSVGAPAAAPGGSLIRFDQNRYAPGGAAKPISMDENGFVYVPTSCASGAACKVVVTLHGCKQGYSYQGFGTRFIDNAYLNEYADTNNLIVLYPQAVPTTTLDNPNGCWNWWGYLGDPAYARHGGKQIEAIMGMVRALGGAGPTPPPTGRLSLPSLDAEDGYIKAAGDGSGPAVGTLEDTYGLALGRGTDGRSNRSVLSFDTGAVPAGKEITRAWVTLTRSSGSGDPWAAPAGNRLLVDVHTGCLGGCAVEPGDWAAATTAAGAADIGAFTSGSKASGDLSAAGLSAVNRSGRTQVRLRFEQNPAATAYLFVNRDTQATLTLEYR, via the coding sequence ATGTATCCAGTTCTCGCAAGGCTCGGTGGGGCCGCCGCGGCCCTGCTGCTCGGCGCCGGCGTGCTCGTCGGCGGCTCGGGCTCCGCTGCTGCCGGACCGGGCGCGGCGGCCGTCCCGCCCGTGGCCGGCGAGCTGAAGCCGTACCGCGTCGACGGTGTCTACAGCGCGGGCGTGTCGTCCGGCGGGTACATGGCCACCCAGTTGCACGTGGCCTACTCCGGCACGTTCGACGGCTCGGCCGCCTTCGCCTCCGGGCCTCAGTACTGCGCGCAGAACGACCTGGGCAAGGCCCTGAACGCCTGTATGGAGGTCTACCAGGACCTCCAGCTCGCCACCCTGAAGCAGACCACGGCGAACTGGTCGGCGCAGGGTGCCATCGACGACGCGGCCGGCCTGCGCGGAGACCCGGTCTACGTGTTCAGCGGTGCCAACGACTCGACCGTCGAACGCCCGGTGTCCACCGCCCTCGACGACTACTACCGGCACTTCGGCGCCGACGTGCTCTACAACAGGAGCACCGCCGCGGGCCACGCCTGGATCAGCCCGCTCGGACCGAACGCGTGCGCGGTCACCGCCAACCCGTGGCTCAACGACTGCGGTTTCGACGCCGAGCGCGAGTTCCTGGGACACCTCCTCGGCTCGGTCGGCGCACCCGCCGCCGCGCCCGGTGGCAGCCTGATCCGGTTCGACCAGAACAGGTACGCGCCCGGCGGCGCCGCGAAGCCGATCTCCATGGACGAGAACGGCTTCGTCTACGTCCCCACCAGCTGCGCGAGCGGTGCGGCCTGCAAGGTGGTCGTCACGCTCCACGGCTGCAAGCAGGGCTACTCGTACCAGGGCTTCGGAACCCGGTTCATCGACAACGCGTACCTCAACGAGTACGCCGACACCAACAACCTGATCGTCCTGTACCCGCAGGCCGTCCCGACCACGACCCTCGACAACCCCAACGGCTGCTGGAACTGGTGGGGCTACCTGGGCGACCCCGCCTACGCACGGCACGGCGGCAAGCAGATCGAGGCCATCATGGGGATGGTCAGGGCCCTCGGCGGCGCCGGCCCCACGCCGCCGCCCACCGGCAGGCTCTCCCTGCCCAGCCTGGACGCCGAGGACGGCTACATCAAGGCGGCGGGCGACGGCTCCGGACCGGCGGTCGGCACCCTGGAGGACACGTACGGTCTGGCGCTGGGGCGCGGCACCGACGGCAGGAGCAACCGGAGCGTCCTGTCCTTCGACACCGGTGCCGTTCCCGCCGGGAAGGAGATCACCCGGGCCTGGGTCACCCTGACAAGGAGCAGCGGATCGGGCGACCCGTGGGCCGCGCCCGCCGGCAACCGGCTCCTCGTCGACGTCCACACGGGCTGCCTCGGCGGCTGCGCGGTGGAGCCCGGTGACTGGGCCGCGGCGACGACGGCCGCCGGCGCCGCGGACATCGGCGCCTTCACCTCGGGGAGCAAGGCCTCCGGCGACCTGTCCGCCGCCGGCCTGTCCGCGGTCAACCGCTCCGGCCGCACCCAGGTCCGCCTGCGGTTCGAACAGAACCCGGCGGCCACGGCGTACCTCTTCGTCAACAGGGACACGCAGGCGACCCTGACCCTGGAATACCGCTAA